Part of the Leptospira sp. GIMC2001 genome, AGTCAGTTTCCTTTAGTTAATTACAAAATCCAAGAATTCAATTTGCGATGTCGGATATCCGACAATTGAAGAGAAAAATAGATTTTTCCTTGATGAAAAACGACCTATAACTAACGCTTCAAGAGGAGAGCCCAGGCAATATGATCACAGTTTCAATAGCAAATCAAAAAGGTGGAGAAGGCAAAACTACTACTTCACTTAACCTTGCCATAGGCTTAGCCAGACGTAAAAAAAGAACCTTATTGGTTGATATGGATCCTCAGGCTAATTCCACAGGAATTTTTATTAATCCAGAGACTGCCTCTAAAAATATTTATCATGTTTTCCAAAAGAAAGCAAAGATGAAGGATGTTATCGTTCCCGTTTACAATGAGAGTCTGTTTCTCGCTCCATCGTCAATGAACCTTGCAGAGATGGAAGCTATGAGCAATAATTCTGTCGAAGCTCCCTATATTCTACGAGATTCCCTCCAGACAATAGAAGCGGATTTTGATTTTTGTATAATTGATTGTCCTCCAAGTTTGTCCATATTTACGATCAACTCTCTCGTTGCCTCTAGTTTTGTGATCATCCCTCTCCAAGCTGAAAAATTCTCCGTGGACGGAATTGTTGGACTCCAGCAAACCATTACAAGCATAAAGAAGCGGATAAATCCAAATCTTGAAATTATGGGAGCATTGATCACTCAGCTCAAGCCTCAGACACTTTTGACCAAAACAATAGTTCCGGTACTAAATAAGTATTTTAAAATATTCGAAAATAGTATTTCAGATGGAGTAGCTGTTGGAGAAAGTCACTTAGCCAAAAAGTCCGTTTTTGATTACAATAAATCAAGCAGACAAGCGCAAGAATATGAAGGATTCGTCGAGGAGGTTCTAAGTGAGCTCAAAGGGTAAAAGATTAGGTTCTCTTGCAGATGTTTTTAAATCGGAATCATTAGATGGTACTATTCGCAAAATTAGATTAGATAGAATTCGACCCTCAACTCTTCAGCCCCGACAAGACCGGAAAAAAGGTGTTGAGGAATTGGCACTTTCACTCAAAGCAGAAGGACTTCTGCAGCCTATTGTTGTTGCCCGAGATGTCAACGATGAGGATGGATTCAAAATCATTGCTGGTGAGAGAAGATATCACGCCGCCTCGAGTCTTGGCTGGAGTGAAATTGAGTGCAAAATTTTTGACAGAAATGAAAAAGAAATCTATAAATTGGCCATCATCGAAAACCTTCAGAGGGAAGATCTTTCTGCTTTTGAGGAAGCGGATGCTCTCAACCATTTAAAAAAGGAATACAAATATACGGATTCGGAACTTGCCGACATGTTCAGCAAAAGCCGAAGTTATATGACAGAGATCATTAGTATAGTCGGAATGTCTGCCAAGGCAATGAAGACTTGCAAAGAACTGGAAATCAAAAACAAAAATCTCTTGGTTCAAGCAGCTCAAGCGGAAAAAAAAGGCAATTTCGAAGAATTCCTCGAAAGATACAAATCGGGAGAACTCAGAACCGTAAAAGAAGCAAAGGAGTTCAATCGAAGCCCAGGAATCGAAGAAGTATCCAAAAGTTCTCCCCAACCTTCTCCCTTGTTTCCAAATCTAAAAAATTCGGATCAGAACAAAAATCCGGGGATTCGCTTCATCAAAAAACCAGACTCCGTGAACATAGAATGCTCAGATCCGGCCTTATTGATGGAAATTTACAAATTTGTAAAAAAAGAAATACCGAAAAAATTCAACCTCTAACTAAACATGTACTAACTTGACATGTACTTAGACATATTTTTTCCCAATTTTTGCCACGAATTGGGTTGACAGAAAGGAAGAAATAGAGATAATGTGACATAATCTAGTAAACACCAATGTAGTACTTCTTTGGTGTCTGGGAAAGCTATACCTATATACAAGTAGCACCCAGTTAGAAAAAAAACCCCTGGGAATCCAGGGGTCGGGTGATCCCGAAGGAATGTTGTTGGATGAGACATAATTTAACTTATGTCGTATTAAAGTCAACTCCCTTTGGGCATTTTTGATTAAAATTAGGATTTTTTTTGCAGAATCCTCAAAGGGGTGAGATATGAGCGAACACCAACCATACATTCGTATCATGACGGATGTTATAGACTCAGGGGTCTGGGCCCTGCTGTCTTCTTCTGCCCGGACACTTTATCCGGTGCTATTGAAATTCTCAGACTTCCATTTTAAGCCTGTTTGGCCGAATACAGAAACATTGATGGGTCTGACTGGATTCAAAACCAAGAAATCTATTGTGGAGGCAAAGCGAGATCTGGAAAAGCACGGACTTATTCATACGATCGCAGGATCCGGAAGGAAAAGCACAAAGTTTTATTTTCTTTTTGATTATGAGGGTTCTAAAATTACACCTCTGGGCGATACAGGAATACCCCACAGGGTGGCAAATCAGTATGCCTCTGGGGATTATGAGGGTAGTTCAAAGGGGGTTATGGATGGAACCCCGAACCATATTAAGATAACTATTAACAATAACCAACATAATAGAACCAAAGAATCAGGAAATGAATCTGACGATTCGGAGTTTTCAGAAGAAAAAAAACAATCCAAAGAGTTATCGAATTCTAAGATGAGTCTGGCTTCCCTTTTGGAAGATTTCGGTGCAGATGTTTTCTATTATGCTTATCGTGAAGCAGAAAAGCGAGGACTTCATAGCAACCTTCAATATCTTAAAGCTATCTGCAAGAATCGAGTGCAGTTCTTGCAAGATTCGCTTAAAAATGGGCAGTATTCAGCTAATCGGATCCCTTCCCCTGTTTCTTGGAAAGGATTTTTGGAATGGGCTGAATCTCACCTTTCCACCTCTTCAGCAAACGAATTTAAAAAATTGGATATTTGTGTAGATGGATCTGTACTCTGCGTGAACAGTTCTATCTCAATTGCACAAAAAAGCTTAATTGAGCGGTATTTTTCGGAAGAAGCAGAATCGAATCTCACTGTGGTTTTTGCTTCCCCTAAAGTGGAGAACAGAATTTTTTGAATTATATGAGTAATGAACCGATCCGAATCAGTCATCCTAGGCTAGTCCAGCCAGTTGGCATCCAAACTGAAGGAATTTTCGAAGAAAAAAATGGACAAGTAGTATCTTATCTTCAAGAGACCGACAAGTCTGGTCTCACTTCATTGATTATCCAATTGAGTCCTGATAACAATCATTTTAACCGAATTGAACTGCACCCACTAACAGGCGAACACGATGCCTTCCCGGATGCCTTTCGCATCGAGATGTCTCAAGATGGAAAATATTGGGAACCTATCATTCAGGAATCTGGATATAAGCGTGCACAGAAAACAGTCGCTGCTTGGAACTTTTCACTCACATCAGCTAAGTATGTAAAATTCATCGGCAAAATTACAAGAAGAACGGACTCAGGAAAATTTCGATTGGCTTTTGGTCAATTCTTGGTTATGATTTCGGGGATAACGAAAATTGATGCGAGTAGTGAAGCAGATCGCCTGAGAGTAAAAGAAAATCTCATCGATACAAGACCTGATTACGGTTGGGCATCATTGGAGAAATCAGAGCCTAGCGAAGAATTTTTGACATTTGATTTATCTGCCATCCACCGAATCGAAGAACTGCGGTTGCTATCCAAGAAAGACGAAGAAACAAATTTCCCGGAAAAATTTACAGTTTTCTACAGCGAAGATGATCTTTCATGGCATCAGCTTATGGAAGAGCCGACTTTTATGGCTGAGCCTGGAACTTGGTACAGATGGAGATTTCTTCCAGTAAATGCAAGATTTGTTAAAATAATTTGCAAACAAGAAAGATATGGTCAAAAAACAAAGTATCTAACAGAGATTATAGAAGTAGAATTTTTTGCTTCTGCTGATGCTGGAGATTCTGAAAAGTCCAGTAAAACTCAAGGACCACTTCCTTATGCTTCCGTTCTTAGGTCGGGAATGGTTAGGCTTGCTGTTGACGGAGAAACGAGAGAAGGCGTTGCCGTACAAGGTAGCGATAGGAGACTCAGAGAATCTACTACTGAGTACAAAGGTATCGTCGAACTTGCAACAGATGGTGAAGATAGACAAGGCGTTGTTGTTCAAGGAAATGATCGTAGACTTAAAGAAGCAACTGAGCTTGCGCATGGTTTAACTAGACTTGCTCGTTCGGGCGAATCTAAGT contains:
- a CDS encoding ParA family protein; this translates as MITVSIANQKGGEGKTTTSLNLAIGLARRKKRTLLVDMDPQANSTGIFINPETASKNIYHVFQKKAKMKDVIVPVYNESLFLAPSSMNLAEMEAMSNNSVEAPYILRDSLQTIEADFDFCIIDCPPSLSIFTINSLVASSFVIIPLQAEKFSVDGIVGLQQTITSIKKRINPNLEIMGALITQLKPQTLLTKTIVPVLNKYFKIFENSISDGVAVGESHLAKKSVFDYNKSSRQAQEYEGFVEEVLSELKG
- a CDS encoding ParB/RepB/Spo0J family partition protein, translated to MSSKGKRLGSLADVFKSESLDGTIRKIRLDRIRPSTLQPRQDRKKGVEELALSLKAEGLLQPIVVARDVNDEDGFKIIAGERRYHAASSLGWSEIECKIFDRNEKEIYKLAIIENLQREDLSAFEEADALNHLKKEYKYTDSELADMFSKSRSYMTEIISIVGMSAKAMKTCKELEIKNKNLLVQAAQAEKKGNFEEFLERYKSGELRTVKEAKEFNRSPGIEEVSKSSPQPSPLFPNLKNSDQNKNPGIRFIKKPDSVNIECSDPALLMEIYKFVKKEIPKKFNL
- a CDS encoding helix-turn-helix domain-containing protein, with the translated sequence MSEHQPYIRIMTDVIDSGVWALLSSSARTLYPVLLKFSDFHFKPVWPNTETLMGLTGFKTKKSIVEAKRDLEKHGLIHTIAGSGRKSTKFYFLFDYEGSKITPLGDTGIPHRVANQYASGDYEGSSKGVMDGTPNHIKITINNNQHNRTKESGNESDDSEFSEEKKQSKELSNSKMSLASLLEDFGADVFYYAYREAEKRGLHSNLQYLKAICKNRVQFLQDSLKNGQYSANRIPSPVSWKGFLEWAESHLSTSSANEFKKLDICVDGSVLCVNSSISIAQKSLIERYFSEEAESNLTVVFASPKVENRIF